In Pseudomonas fluorescens, the following are encoded in one genomic region:
- a CDS encoding LysE family translocator, translating into MLPSLPTLLPFLLFTFVASITPGPTNILVLSNSARYGWVAAVPIIVGACASAATLVLLVGTGIGSSLTAWPAVQSVMQWAGVAWLSYLAWQIFSAPATAIAARNSEARLGWMGAASLQLVNPKTWMMALAVVSVFAGSGEHRAVQVVYLSLVFFLVSLPCLAAWALLGAGSSRWLRSPRAMQRFNRCMSLLLLGSAWLSVLA; encoded by the coding sequence ATGCTGCCCTCGTTACCGACGTTACTGCCTTTCCTTCTGTTTACCTTCGTGGCTTCGATCACCCCCGGCCCGACCAATATTCTAGTGCTGAGCAACAGTGCTCGATACGGGTGGGTCGCGGCTGTGCCGATCATCGTCGGCGCCTGTGCCAGCGCTGCGACCCTTGTGTTGCTGGTGGGCACGGGCATCGGTTCATCATTGACCGCGTGGCCCGCCGTGCAAAGCGTCATGCAATGGGCCGGCGTGGCGTGGCTGAGTTATCTGGCCTGGCAGATTTTCAGCGCCCCGGCGACGGCCATTGCCGCCCGCAACAGCGAAGCGCGCCTCGGATGGATGGGCGCCGCTAGCCTGCAACTGGTCAATCCGAAAACCTGGATGATGGCGCTGGCGGTAGTCAGCGTATTCGCCGGGAGTGGCGAGCATCGCGCAGTGCAGGTGGTGTATTTGTCCCTGGTGTTTTTTCTGGTTTCCCTGCCATGTCTCGCGGCCTGGGCGCTGCTCGGCGCCGGTTCAAGCCGCTGGTTGCGCTCACCCCGTGCCATGCAACGCTTCAATCGCTGCATGAGCCTGTTGCTGCTGGGTTCGGCATGGTTGAGCGTGCTGGCCTGA
- a CDS encoding TIM barrel protein codes for MNKPAVSISLSSYGADLVRQRGQGSFIEILAAAGATRIEWREELLTIEDPAQLADATQAEGLQSVYSSPMELWLAGQSRPNPELITALQRAQAFGAKWLKVSLGYFTDNSDLQTLARVLGESAVQLLVENDQTLHGGRIEPFQRFFADVEQHTLPIKMTFDIGNWHWQDQSAASAARLLGRHVGYVHCKAVTRRADGKLVAIPPAASDLQQWEHLLRHMAQGVMRAAEYPLQGDDLVQLTTEHVTALAHLGQSQLESAHV; via the coding sequence ATGAACAAACCAGCCGTTTCCATCAGCCTCTCCAGCTACGGCGCCGACCTAGTGCGTCAACGCGGCCAGGGCAGCTTCATCGAGATTCTCGCCGCCGCCGGCGCCACGCGCATTGAGTGGCGCGAAGAATTGCTGACCATCGAGGACCCCGCTCAACTGGCCGATGCCACTCAAGCAGAAGGCCTGCAGAGCGTGTATTCGTCGCCCATGGAGCTATGGCTGGCCGGGCAATCCAGGCCCAATCCCGAACTGATCACGGCCCTGCAACGCGCCCAGGCGTTCGGCGCCAAATGGCTAAAAGTGTCGTTGGGCTATTTCACCGACAACAGCGATCTGCAAACCCTCGCCCGAGTGCTGGGCGAAAGCGCCGTGCAGTTGCTGGTGGAAAACGACCAGACCCTGCACGGCGGCCGCATTGAACCCTTCCAGCGCTTTTTCGCGGACGTCGAGCAGCACACGCTGCCGATCAAGATGACCTTCGATATCGGCAACTGGCATTGGCAGGACCAGTCCGCCGCCAGCGCCGCGCGCTTGCTCGGGCGTCACGTCGGTTACGTGCACTGCAAAGCGGTGACCCGTCGCGCCGACGGCAAACTGGTGGCCATCCCACCCGCTGCCAGCGATTTGCAACAGTGGGAACACCTGCTGCGACACATGGCCCAAGGCGTTATGCGGGCCGCGGAATATCCGCTGCAAGGCGATGACCTGGTGCAACTGACCACCGAGCACGTTACCGCCCTCGCCCACCTCGGTCAGTCGCAGCTGGAGAGTGCTCATGTCTGA
- a CDS encoding D-glycerate dehydrogenase gives MKKQVVLYKKLSPLLMARLHEQTEVTLIENLDAQGLAKLRDALPRAHGLLGASLKLDAELLDLAPNLQAIASVSVGVDNYDIDYLTERRILLSNTPDVLTETTADTGFALILATARRVVELANLIREGNWTRNIGPTHFGSDVHGKTLGIIGMGRIGEALAQRGHFGFGMPVIYHSQSPKPAVEQRFNARYRSLPELLQQADFVCLTLPLTAETEGLIGAEQFALMRPETIFINISRGKVVDEAALIEALRAGQIRAAGLDVFEREPLNQDSPLLQLNNVVATPHIGSATHETREAMARCAVDNLLAALAGERPANLVNAQTWKA, from the coding sequence ATGAAAAAGCAGGTCGTCCTGTACAAGAAACTCTCGCCGCTGCTGATGGCTCGCCTGCACGAGCAGACCGAAGTGACGCTGATCGAAAACCTTGATGCCCAGGGCCTGGCCAAACTGCGCGATGCCCTGCCCCGCGCCCATGGTTTGCTGGGTGCCAGCCTGAAGCTGGATGCCGAACTGCTCGATCTGGCCCCCAACCTTCAAGCCATTGCCAGCGTCTCGGTGGGTGTCGATAACTACGACATCGACTACCTGACCGAGAGGCGCATCCTGCTCAGCAACACGCCGGATGTATTGACAGAAACCACCGCCGACACCGGTTTCGCGCTGATCCTGGCAACGGCCCGGCGCGTAGTGGAATTGGCAAACCTGATTCGCGAAGGCAATTGGACCCGCAACATCGGCCCCACGCATTTCGGCAGCGACGTGCACGGTAAAACCCTGGGCATCATTGGCATGGGCCGCATTGGTGAAGCCCTCGCGCAGCGCGGGCATTTCGGGTTTGGCATGCCGGTGATTTATCACAGCCAGTCACCGAAACCGGCGGTGGAACAGCGGTTCAATGCACGCTATCGAAGCCTGCCGGAGCTGTTGCAACAGGCCGATTTCGTTTGCCTGACGTTGCCGCTGACCGCTGAAACCGAAGGGCTGATCGGCGCAGAACAGTTCGCCCTGATGCGCCCCGAGACCATTTTCATCAATATTTCACGGGGCAAGGTAGTGGACGAAGCAGCGCTGATCGAAGCCTTGCGTGCGGGCCAGATTCGCGCGGCGGGGCTGGATGTATTCGAACGCGAGCCGTTGAATCAGGACTCGCCGTTGTTGCAGTTGAACAACGTGGTGGCGACACCGCACATCGGCTCGGCCACCCATGAAACACGGGAGGCCATGGCCAGATGCGCGGTGGACAACCTGTTGGCGGCGCTGGCGGGTGAACGGCCAGCCAATTTAGTCAATGCACAAACGTGGAAGGCTTGA
- a CDS encoding LacI family DNA-binding transcriptional regulator, which translates to MNDFSAAQRSRVTMLDVAEHAKVSKASVSRFIGDDRALLSDAIAQRIEQAIAELGYRPNQMARGLKRGRTRLIGMLVADIRNPYSIAVMHGVETACRQHGYSLVVCNTDRDDEQERQHLALLRSYNIEGLIVNTLGHHRDELHELHREMPLVLVDRKVEHLESDMVGLNNPQAIDIALDHLEERGYCDVLLVTEPFDGTSSRIERVSSFKAQIEQRPALRGTHIETGSELIAQLKSFLDTPGPGPKALFCANGIAALASTHALRELKCNLFDDVGLIALDDLDWYPLVGSGITALAQPTTEMGASAFECLLKRLRGDDGAVRTLDFSARLVVRGSTRGISQ; encoded by the coding sequence GTGAATGATTTCTCCGCCGCCCAGCGCAGCCGCGTGACCATGCTCGACGTGGCCGAACACGCCAAGGTCTCCAAGGCCAGCGTTTCGCGGTTCATTGGCGATGATCGCGCCCTGCTCTCCGATGCCATTGCCCAGCGCATCGAACAGGCAATTGCCGAACTCGGCTATCGCCCGAACCAGATGGCCCGCGGCCTGAAACGCGGGCGCACCCGCCTGATCGGCATGCTGGTGGCCGATATCCGCAACCCTTACTCAATTGCCGTGATGCACGGGGTGGAAACCGCCTGCCGTCAGCACGGCTATAGCCTGGTGGTGTGCAACACCGACCGCGACGACGAGCAAGAGCGACAGCACCTGGCCCTGCTGCGCTCGTACAACATCGAAGGCCTGATCGTGAACACCCTCGGTCATCATCGTGACGAATTGCACGAACTGCACCGGGAAATGCCCCTGGTACTGGTGGATCGCAAGGTGGAGCACCTTGAAAGCGATATGGTCGGGCTGAACAACCCGCAGGCCATCGACATAGCCCTTGACCACCTTGAAGAGCGCGGTTATTGCGATGTATTGCTGGTGACTGAGCCGTTTGATGGCACCAGTTCGCGGATCGAGCGGGTCAGCAGCTTCAAGGCGCAAATCGAGCAACGCCCGGCGCTTCGCGGCACGCACATCGAAACCGGCAGCGAACTGATCGCACAATTGAAATCCTTCCTCGACACTCCAGGCCCCGGCCCAAAGGCGCTGTTTTGCGCGAACGGGATTGCGGCGCTAGCCAGCACCCATGCGTTGCGTGAACTCAAGTGCAACCTGTTCGATGACGTGGGCTTGATCGCCCTCGATGACCTGGATTGGTACCCGTTGGTGGGCAGCGGCATTACCGCCCTCGCGCAGCCGACCACCGAGATGGGTGCCAGTGCGTTTGAGTGTCTGCTCAAGCGGTTGCGCGGGGATGACGGGGCGGTGCGGACGCTGGATTTTTCGGCGCGGCTGGTGGTGCGGGGTTCGACCCGAGGGATTTCCCAGTGA
- a CDS encoding MFS transporter, producing MKTATLATRRWWYIMPIVFITYSLAYLDRANYGFAAASGMAADLMITPGLSSMLGALFFLGYFFFQVPGAIYAQKHSVKKLIFVSLILWGSLATLTGIVSNAYWLIVIRFMLGVVEAAVMPAMLIYLCHWFTRAERSRANTFLILGNPVTMLWMSVVSGYLVQHYSWRWMFIVEGLPAVLWAFIWWRLADDRPSQAKWLNDQEKQDLESALAAEQVGIKAVKNYAEAFRSPKVIILALQFFCWSIGVYGFVLWLPSILKAGAQMDMVQAGWLSALPYLAAVIGMLLVSWGSDKLQKRKRFVWPPLLIASIAFYGSYALGAEHFWWSYTLLVIAGACMYAPYGPFFAIIPEILPANVAGGAMALINSMGALGSFGGSYLVGYLNSSTGSPGASYLLMSGALMFSVLLTICLKPGASDRERPMATVTRTATAHS from the coding sequence ATGAAAACCGCAACGCTCGCCACCCGCCGCTGGTGGTACATCATGCCCATCGTGTTCATCACCTATAGTCTGGCGTATCTGGATCGCGCCAACTATGGGTTCGCCGCCGCGTCCGGCATGGCCGCGGACCTGATGATCACGCCAGGCCTGTCGTCGATGCTCGGCGCGCTGTTCTTCCTCGGTTACTTTTTCTTCCAGGTACCCGGCGCGATCTACGCGCAGAAACACAGTGTGAAGAAGCTGATTTTCGTCAGTCTGATCCTCTGGGGCAGCCTGGCGACGTTGACCGGGATTGTCTCCAATGCCTACTGGCTGATCGTCATCCGCTTCATGCTCGGCGTGGTCGAAGCCGCAGTGATGCCGGCGATGCTGATCTACCTGTGCCACTGGTTCACCCGTGCCGAACGTTCTCGGGCCAACACCTTCCTGATCCTCGGCAACCCGGTGACCATGCTGTGGATGTCGGTGGTCTCGGGCTATCTGGTGCAGCATTACAGCTGGCGCTGGATGTTCATCGTCGAAGGCTTGCCAGCGGTGTTGTGGGCATTCATCTGGTGGCGTCTGGCCGATGATCGTCCGTCCCAGGCCAAGTGGCTCAACGACCAGGAAAAACAGGACCTGGAAAGCGCCCTAGCCGCCGAACAGGTCGGCATCAAGGCCGTGAAGAACTACGCAGAAGCGTTCCGCTCACCCAAAGTGATCATCCTGGCACTGCAGTTTTTCTGCTGGAGCATTGGCGTGTACGGCTTCGTGTTGTGGCTGCCTTCGATCCTCAAGGCCGGCGCGCAAATGGACATGGTCCAGGCCGGCTGGCTGTCGGCGCTGCCATACCTGGCAGCGGTGATCGGCATGCTGCTGGTGTCCTGGGGTTCGGACAAGTTGCAAAAACGTAAACGTTTCGTCTGGCCGCCACTACTGATTGCCTCGATTGCCTTCTATGGTTCCTACGCCTTGGGTGCCGAACACTTCTGGTGGTCCTACACCCTGCTGGTGATTGCCGGCGCCTGCATGTACGCACCTTACGGACCGTTCTTCGCAATCATTCCGGAGATCCTCCCGGCCAACGTCGCGGGCGGCGCCATGGCGCTGATCAACAGCATGGGCGCCCTCGGTTCCTTTGGCGGCTCCTATCTGGTCGGTTACCTGAACAGCTCCACCGGCTCGCCCGGCGCCTCGTACCTGTTGATGAGCGGCGCGCTGATGTTCTCGGTGCTGCTGACCATCTGCCTCAAGCCCGGCGCCAGCGATCGGGAGCGGCCCATGGCCACAGTAACGCGCACCGCCACGGCACATTCCTGA
- a CDS encoding efflux RND transporter permease subunit, giving the protein MPQFFIDRPVFAWVVALFILLAGALAIPQLPVAQYPDVAPPQIEIYAVYPGASAQTVDESVVSLIEEELNGADHLLYFESQSSLGSATVKATFQPGTNPELAQVDVQNRLKAVESRLPQAVIQQGLQVEKVSSGFLLLITLTSSDGKLDDVALSDYLARNVMNEVKRLDGVGKAQLYGAERAMRIWIDPQKLLAFNLTPADVNTAIVAQNAQVSAGSIGDLPTRTTQEITATILVKGQLSTPEEFADIVLKANPDGSTVRISDVARVEIGSQEYQFSTRLNGKPSTAVAVQLSPGANALNTATLVRAKMDELKRYFPANVEYSIPYDTSPFVKVSITKVVYTLFEAMLLVFAVMFLFLQNIRYTLIPTLVVPVALMGTFATMLALGFSINVLTMFGMVLAIGILVDDAIVVVENVERIMATEGLSPKEATRKAMQQITGAIIGITLVLVAVFIPMAFMQGSVGVIYQQFSLSMATSILFSAFLALTLTPALCATLLKPIAKGEHHEKSGFFGWFNRRFEQLTERYQGWVAYALKRTGRYLLIYGVLLICLGLAFSRLPSSFLPVEDQGYTITDIQLPPGASKNRTVQVAEQVEAHNAGEPGIRDSVVILGFSFSGSGQNAALAFSTLKDWSERGSDDSAASIADRANVALSQIKDAVTFAVLPPPVDGLGTSSGFEFRLQDRGGLGHEKLMEARTGLLAAAEKSPILMNVRESALAEAPQVQLVVDRKQANALGVSFADVGNVLSTAVGSAYINDFPNQGRMQRVVVQAEGDQRSQVEDLLKIHVRNTQEKMVPLSAFVQAKWTQGPAQLTRYNGYPAISISGEPTPGHSTGEAMAEIERLVAQGPAGLGQEWTGLSLQERLSGSQAPILLGLSLLIVFLCLAALYESWSIPTSVLLVVPLGVLGAVLAVTLRGMPNDVFFKVGLITIIGLSAKNAILIIEFAKSLYDEGHDLIDATLQAARLRLRLIVMTSLAFILGVVPLAIATGASSASQQAIGTGVIGGMITATLAVVFVPVFFVVVMKLVRKRHKNTGQKH; this is encoded by the coding sequence ATGCCGCAGTTCTTTATCGACCGCCCGGTGTTCGCCTGGGTGGTTGCCCTGTTCATCCTGCTGGCCGGTGCGCTGGCCATTCCGCAACTGCCGGTGGCGCAATACCCGGATGTTGCGCCGCCACAAATCGAAATCTACGCCGTGTACCCGGGCGCTTCGGCGCAAACCGTGGACGAGAGCGTGGTCAGCCTGATCGAGGAAGAGCTCAACGGTGCCGATCACCTGTTGTATTTCGAATCCCAGAGCAGCCTGGGCAGCGCCACCGTCAAGGCCACCTTCCAACCGGGCACCAACCCGGAACTGGCCCAGGTGGATGTACAGAACCGCCTGAAAGCCGTGGAGTCACGCCTGCCGCAAGCGGTGATCCAGCAAGGTTTGCAAGTGGAGAAAGTCTCCTCCGGCTTCCTGCTGCTGATCACCCTGACCTCCAGCGATGGCAAGCTCGACGACGTGGCGCTCAGCGATTACCTGGCGCGCAACGTGATGAACGAGGTCAAGCGTCTGGACGGCGTCGGCAAGGCGCAGCTGTACGGCGCCGAACGGGCGATGCGGATCTGGATCGACCCGCAGAAACTGCTCGCCTTCAACCTGACGCCGGCGGACGTCAACACCGCCATCGTTGCGCAAAACGCCCAGGTGTCGGCGGGCAGCATCGGCGATCTGCCGACCCGCACCACCCAGGAAATCACCGCGACCATTCTGGTCAAGGGTCAGTTGTCGACCCCCGAAGAGTTTGCCGACATCGTCCTCAAGGCCAATCCGGACGGCTCGACCGTGCGCATCAGCGATGTGGCGCGGGTCGAGATCGGTAGCCAGGAATACCAGTTTTCCACGCGTCTGAACGGCAAGCCGTCCACCGCCGTGGCCGTGCAGCTGTCGCCTGGTGCCAACGCGCTGAATACCGCGACCCTGGTGCGGGCGAAGATGGACGAACTCAAGCGCTATTTCCCGGCGAACGTCGAGTACTCGATCCCGTACGACACCTCGCCTTTCGTCAAGGTCTCGATCACCAAGGTGGTCTACACCCTCTTTGAGGCGATGCTGCTGGTGTTCGCGGTGATGTTCCTGTTCCTGCAGAACATCCGCTACACGCTGATTCCGACCCTGGTGGTGCCGGTGGCGTTGATGGGCACTTTTGCGACGATGCTGGCGCTGGGGTTTTCGATCAACGTGCTGACCATGTTCGGCATGGTGCTGGCCATCGGCATTCTGGTGGACGACGCCATCGTGGTGGTGGAGAACGTCGAACGGATCATGGCCACCGAGGGCCTGTCGCCCAAGGAAGCCACGCGCAAGGCCATGCAGCAGATCACCGGGGCCATCATTGGCATCACCCTGGTGCTGGTCGCGGTGTTCATTCCGATGGCGTTCATGCAGGGCTCGGTCGGGGTGATCTACCAGCAGTTCTCGCTGTCGATGGCCACCTCGATCCTGTTCTCGGCCTTCCTCGCCCTGACCTTGACCCCGGCCCTGTGCGCGACGTTGCTCAAGCCAATTGCCAAAGGCGAGCACCATGAAAAGTCCGGATTCTTCGGCTGGTTCAACCGTCGCTTCGAACAACTGACCGAGCGCTATCAGGGTTGGGTGGCCTACGCGTTGAAGCGCACTGGGCGCTACCTGCTGATCTACGGCGTGCTGCTGATCTGCCTGGGCCTGGCCTTCAGTCGCTTGCCCTCTTCGTTCCTGCCGGTGGAAGACCAGGGTTACACCATCACCGACATCCAGTTGCCACCGGGTGCGAGCAAGAATCGCACGGTGCAGGTGGCCGAGCAGGTTGAAGCGCACAACGCCGGTGAGCCGGGCATTCGCGACAGCGTGGTGATTCTCGGGTTCAGCTTCTCCGGCAGCGGGCAGAATGCGGCGCTGGCGTTCAGCACGCTAAAAGACTGGTCCGAGCGCGGCAGCGACGATTCGGCGGCTTCGATTGCCGACCGGGCCAACGTCGCCCTAAGCCAGATCAAGGATGCGGTGACCTTTGCCGTGCTGCCGCCGCCCGTGGATGGCCTGGGTACGTCCAGTGGATTCGAGTTCCGCCTGCAGGATCGCGGTGGTCTCGGCCATGAGAAGTTGATGGAAGCCCGCACCGGGTTACTCGCGGCGGCCGAAAAAAGCCCGATCCTGATGAACGTGCGCGAAAGTGCCCTGGCCGAGGCGCCGCAGGTGCAACTGGTGGTCGACCGCAAGCAGGCCAACGCGCTGGGAGTGTCCTTCGCCGACGTCGGCAACGTGCTGTCCACGGCCGTGGGCTCGGCCTACATCAACGACTTCCCCAATCAGGGACGGATGCAGCGCGTCGTGGTGCAGGCCGAGGGCGACCAGCGCAGTCAGGTGGAAGACCTGCTGAAAATCCACGTGCGCAACACCCAAGAAAAAATGGTGCCCTTGTCGGCTTTTGTGCAGGCCAAATGGACTCAGGGCCCGGCGCAGTTGACCCGCTACAACGGCTACCCGGCGATCAGCATTTCCGGTGAGCCGACGCCGGGCCACAGCACCGGTGAGGCCATGGCCGAGATCGAGCGGCTGGTGGCGCAGGGCCCGGCGGGCCTGGGCCAGGAATGGACCGGGTTGTCGTTGCAGGAACGTTTGTCCGGCAGCCAGGCGCCGATCCTTCTGGGGCTGTCGCTGCTGATCGTGTTCCTGTGCCTGGCGGCGTTGTACGAGAGCTGGTCGATCCCGACCTCGGTGCTGCTGGTGGTGCCGCTGGGTGTGCTCGGCGCGGTGCTGGCTGTGACCTTGCGCGGGATGCCCAACGACGTGTTCTTCAAGGTCGGACTGATCACCATCATCGGCCTGTCGGCGAAGAACGCGATCCTGATCATCGAGTTCGCCAAGAGCCTCTACGACGAAGGCCACGACCTGATCGACGCCACCCTGCAAGCGGCACGCCTGCGGTTGCGGCTGATTGTCATGACCTCCCTGGCGTTCATCCTTGGCGTGGTGCCGCTGGCGATCGCGACCGGCGCCAGTTCGGCGAGCCAGCAGGCCATCGGCACCGGGGTGATCGGCGGGATGATCACGGCGACCTTGGCCGTGGTGTTCGTACCGGTGTTCTTTGTGGTGGTGATGAAACTGGTGCGCAAGCGACATAAAAACACCGGACAAAAACACTAA
- a CDS encoding DUF1345 domain-containing protein, producing MSFLPRTHPRLSAAILLGIAVGILVPADSPISKILIGWNAGVWIYLLLMLWLTVRSKATDVKRIAEIEDENAGLVLALVCIAALASLATITFELAGSKDLETTRKLLHYGFTALTVIGSWLLIGVIFSLHYARLYYIWGGKEPALRFAEGLTTPDYWDFLYFSFTIGVAVQTSDVGVATRGMRKIVLAQSLIGFLFNTAILGFSINIAAGLFG from the coding sequence ATGTCCTTCCTGCCCCGCACCCACCCTCGCCTGTCCGCCGCCATCCTGCTGGGCATCGCGGTGGGCATTCTGGTTCCGGCCGATTCGCCCATCAGCAAGATCCTCATCGGCTGGAATGCCGGCGTCTGGATCTACCTGCTGCTGATGCTCTGGCTGACTGTGCGTTCGAAAGCGACCGACGTGAAACGCATCGCCGAAATCGAAGACGAAAACGCCGGGCTGGTGCTGGCGCTGGTGTGTATTGCGGCACTGGCCAGCCTGGCGACCATCACCTTCGAACTGGCCGGCAGCAAAGACCTGGAAACCACCCGCAAGCTTTTGCATTACGGCTTCACCGCCCTGACCGTCATCGGTTCATGGCTGCTGATCGGGGTCATCTTCAGCCTGCATTACGCCAGGTTGTATTACATCTGGGGCGGCAAGGAACCGGCGCTGCGCTTTGCCGAAGGGCTGACGACCCCCGACTACTGGGACTTCCTGTACTTCTCGTTCACCATCGGCGTGGCGGTGCAAACCTCGGATGTCGGCGTCGCCACCCGGGGCATGCGCAAGATCGTGCTGGCGCAGTCGTTGATCGGTTTTCTGTTCAACACAGCCATTCTCGGGTTCTCGATCAATATTGCCGCAGGACTGTTCGGCTGA
- a CDS encoding AraC family transcriptional regulator has translation MRAHNWIDLAQDADTGIETLRAHFEGHAYDPHWHDSYLVGVTEQGVQQFNCRRARHQSTPGKVFLLEPGDIHDGEAPTADGFTYRMLYLDPQWLQRELGAVFDHAPDNSQLSFAATLASDVRLAQATSLAFETLHRGELKIVRQTALDGLLERLTSHLHWRASDGQDPRLPRVAQKAREYLHANAQYDIGLDQLAAVTGVDRFRLTRAFKAAYGMAPHAYLVQLRLATARRLLARGEQPAAVAMALGFADQSHLGRWFMRAYGLTPALYRKRCSNLPDR, from the coding sequence ATGCGCGCTCACAACTGGATCGACCTGGCCCAGGATGCCGACACCGGCATCGAGACCCTGCGCGCGCATTTCGAGGGCCACGCCTACGACCCGCACTGGCACGACAGTTATCTGGTGGGCGTCACCGAGCAAGGGGTCCAGCAATTCAATTGCCGACGGGCCAGGCACCAGAGCACGCCGGGCAAGGTGTTTCTGCTCGAGCCCGGTGACATCCATGACGGCGAAGCGCCGACCGCCGACGGTTTCACCTACCGCATGCTGTACCTCGACCCGCAGTGGTTGCAGCGCGAACTCGGCGCCGTGTTCGATCATGCCCCCGACAACAGCCAGCTGAGCTTCGCCGCCACCCTGGCCAGCGATGTGCGCCTGGCCCAGGCCACCAGCCTGGCGTTTGAAACCCTGCATCGCGGTGAACTGAAGATCGTCCGCCAGACCGCCCTCGACGGTTTGCTCGAGCGCCTGACCAGCCACTTGCACTGGCGCGCAAGCGATGGCCAAGACCCGCGTCTGCCGCGGGTGGCGCAGAAAGCCCGGGAATACCTGCATGCCAACGCACAATACGACATCGGCCTCGATCAACTGGCCGCCGTCACCGGCGTCGACCGATTCCGCCTGACCCGCGCGTTCAAGGCTGCCTATGGCATGGCGCCCCACGCGTATCTGGTGCAATTGCGCCTGGCCACCGCCCGCCGCCTGCTGGCCCGTGGCGAACAACCGGCAGCGGTGGCGATGGCGCTGGGCTTTGCCGACCAGAGCCATCTGGGGCGCTGGTTCATGCGCGCCTACGGCCTGACACCGGCGCTGTACCGCAAACGCTGCTCAAATCTTCCAGACAGGTAG
- a CDS encoding aminotransferase class I/II-fold pyridoxal phosphate-dependent enzyme, which translates to MRYSALTQRIAGDGAAAWQIHDRALQLREQGVDVLLLSIGDPDFDTPQPIVQAAIASLLAGDTHYPEVRGSRGLRDSIARRHRQRSGQVVDDEHVIVFPGAQCAVYSVAQCLLDPGDEVIVAEPMYVTYEGVIGACAATVVPVPVCPQNGFRVDPADVAARITAKTRAILLNSPNNPSGASLSLPIWQELAALCIRHDLWLISDEVYSDLLYEGEHISPASLPGMAERTATINSLSKSHAMSGWRVGWVIGPKPMAGHLVNLSLSMLFGIPDFVQNAAQLALDRDLPEVASMREEYRQRRDLVCTSLSQCPGLRPIRPDGGMFVMVDVGQTGLSAQRFAERLLEDYGVSVLAGEAFGPSAAGHIRIGLVVDQMKLADACRRIALCATGLLEVRRA; encoded by the coding sequence ATGCGCTATTCAGCCTTGACCCAACGAATCGCCGGTGACGGAGCGGCGGCCTGGCAGATTCACGATCGAGCGCTGCAATTGCGCGAACAGGGCGTCGACGTCCTGCTGCTGTCAATTGGCGATCCCGATTTCGATACGCCGCAACCCATCGTCCAGGCCGCCATCGCCAGCCTGTTGGCCGGTGATACGCACTATCCTGAAGTGCGCGGCAGTCGAGGGCTGCGCGACAGCATCGCCCGCCGGCACCGGCAACGCAGTGGCCAGGTGGTGGATGACGAGCATGTGATCGTCTTTCCGGGTGCGCAGTGCGCGGTGTATTCGGTGGCGCAATGCCTGCTCGATCCGGGCGATGAAGTGATAGTCGCCGAGCCGATGTATGTGACGTATGAGGGCGTGATCGGCGCTTGCGCGGCCACAGTGGTCCCGGTGCCAGTGTGCCCGCAGAACGGGTTTCGCGTTGACCCGGCGGATGTCGCGGCACGGATCACGGCAAAAACACGCGCCATCCTGCTCAACAGTCCGAACAATCCATCCGGCGCCAGTCTGTCGTTGCCGATCTGGCAGGAGCTGGCGGCGCTGTGCATTCGCCACGATTTGTGGCTGATCAGCGATGAGGTCTACAGCGATCTGCTGTACGAGGGTGAGCACATCAGCCCGGCGAGCCTGCCGGGTATGGCCGAACGGACGGCGACGATCAACAGCCTGTCCAAGTCCCATGCCATGAGCGGTTGGCGGGTGGGTTGGGTGATCGGGCCCAAACCCATGGCCGGGCACCTGGTCAATTTGTCGCTGAGCATGTTGTTCGGCATTCCGGATTTCGTGCAGAACGCTGCGCAGTTGGCGCTGGACCGGGACTTGCCGGAAGTGGCCTCGATGCGCGAAGAGTATCGCCAGCGCCGAGACCTGGTGTGTACAAGTCTGAGCCAGTGTCCGGGCCTCAGGCCGATTCGCCCGGATGGCGGGATGTTCGTGATGGTCGATGTAGGCCAGACCGGGTTGTCGGCCCAGCGTTTTGCCGAACGACTGCTGGAAGACTATGGCGTGTCGGTACTGGCCGGTGAAGCCTTCGGGCCGAGTGCGGCGGGGCATATCCGCATCGGGTTGGTGGTGGATCAGATGAAGCTGGCTGATGCATGCCGGCGGATTGCCTTGTGTGCGACGGGTTTGCTGGAGGTGCGGCGGGCCTGA